A region of the Gaiellales bacterium genome:
TTCGACCGCCTCGCCGGCCACCCGTGGCCGGTGCTCGCCGACATGGCGATCCACGACTTCGACCAGGCGCGGCACGTGACCGGCGGCGAGCCCCACAGCGTGCTGACGGTGCAGGCGGCGGTGCCGGGGTCGGGGTTCGCCGGAGCGACGGTCGTCGCCTGCACGTTCAGGTTCGAGGGCGGGCTGCTGTTCCGCTACACCGCCTCGTGGTCGGCGGCGGGGCTGGAGACGCCCTGGTTCGGTACCTGGCGGCTGGACGGGCGCCGCGCCGCCGCCACGTGGGACGGCGCGGGCACGGTGGTGGTCGAGCGGCTGATCGGCCACGGGCCCGAGGGGCCGGTCTTCGAACGTGAGCCGATCGCCCTCGCCAACGAGCCCAACGACCACCCGGCCGCCGTCCCGGCACTGCTGCGCCAGATGGCGGCCGGTGGGCCGGTCGAGACGGAGGCGCGGGACAACATCCGCAGCCTCGCCATGGTGGAGGCGGCGATCGCGAGCGCGCGAGAGGGGAACTGGGCCCGGATCTAGCCGAGCGAGGCGATCCGCTCGCTCATCCAGGCCGTGAACGCCGGATCGATCGCCGTCGCCACGTGGACGTTGGGCTCGCGGCCCGTCACGTGGAACTGGTCGACGAGCGTGCGCCCGCGGCTGACCGTGCCGCAGTCCACCTCGAGGTGGCAGTGCTCGAGCGTCAGCAGGGAGGGGTCGATCACCTGCGCGACCGCCACGGCATCGTGGATCGGCGTTCCAGCCATGTGCGGGTGCGCGCGGGCGTAGTAGTCCACGAGCTCGGCCGTCAGCCGCCCGGCCACGCCGCGGCCGCGGATCGCCTCGCA
Encoded here:
- a CDS encoding Gfo/Idh/MocA family oxidoreductase — encoded protein: MPVVLVGAGNACRLWLRPAMSTPDVEVVCLVDQVPERASGLLAEHGVELAVGNDLNAALEQHRPQLVVDMTPPLERVEIAAAAFAAGCDVIVEKPLAVGVPEADALIALADAAGRRIAVMQNHRFHPGARALRDLVAAGELGDLVTVSGELHRAVEAFDRLAGHPWPVLADMAIHDFDQARHVTGGEPHSVLTVQAAVPGSGFAGATVVACTFRFEGGLLFRYTASWSAAGLETPWFGTWRLDGRRAAATWDGAGTVVVERLIGHGPEGPVFEREPIALANEPNDHPAAVPALLRQMAAGGPVETEARDNIRSLAMVEAAIASAREGNWARI